The genomic stretch CGAAGGATCTCCCCTCCTTCATCCACCCTCAATCGTCCTCCTGCCCCCCAAAACTCGTCATCCTGACATGCTCCTGGTCAGGGTCTTTATTCTTCGCTCTTCCTACCTCAGCAACATCATCTTCTTCACGCTCGTCCGCATCTCTCCCAGCGTACCGGTCTCCTCATCCAGGATGCTCTGCGCCTCCAGCCGGTAGAAATAAACCCCCGAAGGCAGACTCGCCGCGTTAAACTCGACCTCCTGTGATCCGTTATCCATCGTCTCCCCGTTCAGAAGCTTTGCCACCTCCTGCCCGAGCACATTGTAAATCTTTAGCGTGACGATCGACGGCTCAGGTAACGAAAACTCTATGGTCGTTTGTGGGTTGAAAGGATTCGGGTAATTCTGCCTCAGTTGAAACGCCTCCGGCACGCGAATATACGTCGTCGAGGGCCCATGACCGACTATGACCCTCGGCGTGTTCACCGGCGGTGTATGGAGATAGGGGACATCGCTCAGCGGCCTTACACCGGTGGTGACAACCTTCCGGTTACTCCAACTGATCGTGTCGAGTGGCCCCGCAAACGCCGCATTGATAAGCGAATCGACTTTATAGAACTCAGTCGAATCCTCCGTCCCGGCTACCGCTCCGTTGTCTCCAAGATACTTGTCCACGGAATCTGCGATCGCGCGAATCGTCAGTCCGTCAAACGGGCCGGTCACCAGCTTCACCGAACTGTTATCATAGATCAAATCTCCAAGCCCCTGCGGGAAGTCCCCCGAATCGCTCGCCGCAATATTGAGCTTGAGCGCCAGTTGTGCCCCAAAGAGACTGTTGTTGTGCTTGTCCGGCGGGAGGCTCTTTTGCTTCTTGGTGATCGGATCCCCCTTCTTATCGAACGTGTTGAGCGGATGCGGCGGGGCGATATGGTACAGGTCTCCTCCCTTTACTCCCTTCACCAGAGATTTGACGACATCCTTGAATTTCGGATGGTAGACGGTATGCGCGCCTTTGAGGTCGGCGTTCGTACCGACGGTAATGTCAACCGCCGTTTGCATGGTGCCGCCGTAGATGTCGAGGCCGACGTTTTGGAGATTCGGCATCGGGTAGCGCAGGATATTTGTTTTCATCGTGTCGCCGGCCGGCGCGTGCGCGTTCGGCAACGATCCGGAGAAGATCACCGACTTATCCGGGCGAACCCATTTGTACGCGACCGCGACAGGCTTCCCCTTCAAGCCCCGGCCTGAAAACTGAATCGTATCCCCCGGCAGAAGCCCCGCCTGACAACCGAAGTTGAAGTTTGCGGTCTGGTGCTTTGAATCATTCCACGTCATGTGGTAGCAGATCGGGAACTGCACTATCTTCCCGCCCGTAACGATCAGTGTTTCGATCGGCACGTTGAATTTCAGGTTGAGCATGGTGTCGGCGCTGTTCGTAAGGGGGATCACCGCCGCCCGAACGTTGAACACGAAATCGACCTTACTCGGCTTTCCCTTCACCGCCAGGCGCTTACCTTTCTGATCCTTCGCATCAGCCCAGTCCCGGTATGTTGCGGTCCTATACTTTGTAGTGTCTGCGGATAGCTCGGGGGCGGGGGTTCCGTTCGAGAAGATCCGGTCGCCGCCGTAAAAAGTGCCAAGACTGTTCTGAGCTACCCCTCGGAAATGGAGTCGTGAGTTCGCGGGAAGAGAGCTCGGATCAAACGAGTCAAAAATAGTGGCGCTGATTCCGCTGGAAATCGAATGAGGCGCGGTTGAACTTCCGTAACCGGTGGTCGGTCCGTACTCGAACCACGCGCTGGTCGTTCCCGGCGTAACGGCAAACCCGGTTCTTGGTGACGCCACCGCACCCGCGGGCGCATGCACGATCGCCTGTAGGCCGCCATTCGCCTCCGCATAAGTCGATACTACGGGAAGCGTCGGACCATGCAACGGCCCGCCAGCGATGATGTAGACCGAAAAGGATGCCAGAGGGGGAGTGAAGGGGTAGCTGGCCAAGGTGTAAGACGTCTGCGCCTTCATGTCGATGTCAAAGGCCGAGCCGTTGGCATCCGCCTTGAGGTGGACGGAGCCCCCATAATACGAGCTGAGATTTGGCCAGGAAAAGACCATCGGAAAAAGAGAGGCATCGGTTCCGTCAAGAGCGATTAAAACTCTGTAAGTGTCGATCTGCGCCGTGCTGACATACTGCCTGAGGTCCAGGATCACGTTTCCGGACTTGGTCGACAACAACATTAATCCCCCGCCGACAGGGAGTGGGGGGTACTCGGTTTCACCGAGCGTGGGGTCTATTCCTGCTGTCGCGCTTGGCGCAACGCCGACGTTCACTGCGTATGACCATAAACCGTTTTCCGCTAGAACGAGCGGAAAGTGAAAGGCAGTTGAATCGTGCGGGATCACCCCCGCGATGGCGCTCCCCGGTTGACCGGCGAGGAGAACGAGCGCAAGAACAATGGGGCTAATCCGAAAAAGCGTTGTGGGTATTCGTCGCATAGGCGTCCTCTTTCATGAATCGGATCGGGTTGTCAAAACAGAAGAGATAAGGCCGGCGCTCGATACGGGCGGCGTCTATAGATAAGTTAGCAAAAAGGAGCCGAGAGTCAATACGGAAAACCCCCACCTCGAAATGCCGGTAGCACGTGGTTTGGGGGTATTCTGAGGGTGTGAGGGTTGGCGCCCGGAGTTGACGCCGGATCCGGTGGGGCTTAGCTCTGTTTGGGACGCGCGTTCAACGACACAATCGCGGGGATCACTCCGGGCTGAAATATCCTCCCGGTCTTACCATCAGGACAGGGCAGCGCGCCCTCTTCACCACCTTCTCAGCGGTGCTGCCGAAGATCAGGTGCTCGACGCCCGCATGACCGTGTGTGGCGATGACGATCAAGTCGACGTGTTCTTCCTTTGCCGTATTGAGAATCTCAAGGAAAGCTCTCCCCGTTTGGACAATGGCTCGCGCCGTGAGCCCGGCCATCACATGCTCCTTGATCAACTGAGCCAATCCGGCCTTTCCTCTGGCGGTGAATTCAGGTTCGAGGTTCGGCATCGCCACCTGCCCGAATCCGAGATCGGAGGGATACACGATCGGTTCGACGACATAGACAAGGATCAGCTCGGAACGGAATTGTTCCGCGAGTGTGTTCGCATAGGTGAGCGCGTCTTTCGAGTGCTCGGAAAAATCGATCGGCACAAGAATCCTTTTCAGGGAAACCGGCAGTGGCGTGTAGGCCCGCTTTTTCTCGTCCTCCAGTGGACCCTTCTTCGAGGGTTTCAGTTTCATGATAAGATCTCGCTCAATCGTTGAAGATGAACTTCAGCCAGTTATGATTGTCTTTGCCGTTCCGAACCACATCGAAAAACGCGGTCTGGACCTCCTTGGTGATCGGTCCGACTTTTCCGTCGCCGACATGGAGACGGTTCACGCTCCTTATCGGCGTAATCTCGGCGGCGGTTCCCGTAAAGAATAGCTCGTCGGCGATCGTCAGCATCTCGCGGGAAACAGGCGCTTCGACGACGCGGTATTCCGCTTCCCTGAGTAATGTCATCACCGATGACCTTGTAACACCCGGAAGGATGCTGGAAGTGAAGGGGGGAGTATAGACATCGCCGTTTTTGACCATGAAGATGTTTTCTCCGCTTCCCTCGCTCACATGCCCCGAAACGTCGAGGGCAATTCCCTCGACAAAGCCCGATGAAAGCGCTTCAATCTTGATTAGCTGGGCATTCAGATAATTACCGCCCGCTTTTGCAATCGTGGGGAGTGTGTTCGGTGCCGGACGAGTCCAGGACGACACCATCACATCGATCCCCTTCGTCAGCGCGTCGGCCCCCAGGTACGTTCCCCAGTCCCATACCGCGATCGCCACATCGACCGGGTTACTGAGCGGATTCACTCCGACATCCCCATAGCCGCGGTAGACGATCGGCCGTATGTAGCACGATTTCATCTTGTTGACACGGATCGTATTGATCACCGCGGCCTCAAGCTCGTCCCGCGTGTACGGTATTTCTGCATGATAGATCTTTGTGGAATCATAAAGCCGTTCCATGTGCTTGTCGAGCCGGAAGATCGCCGACCCCTTTTTGGTCTCGTAGCAGCGAATTCCTTCGAACCAGCTCGACCCATAGTGGATGACGTGGGAGAGGACATGAATCTTTGCGTCCGCCCAGTTGACAAGCTTTCCGTTCATCCATATTTTTGCGACAGGTTTGACCGGCATGGATATGGCCTTCCTAAGCTAGTGGAGTTTCATAGATGCGATAGGACTTGACGCGATCGGCCTGCATAAGCTCCGCCCCACGGTTCATCATCACGTTATCTTCCAAGATCCATCCCGCCTCGCCCTCAGGATACCCGAGTTCGACACTGCGCTTTCCAGTCTCATAGAATAGCACACCCCCGGCGCCGGTCATCTGATGTTCCTTGACCACGCCCAGGGTGATGATACGTGTGGCCTTGATGGCTTTCTTATACCGGAGGAGACAGTAGAGGCCCGGCAGGAGGTAACCCTTCCGGTTGTGCTTGAATGCGATGTTCAGGTCGGGCAGCGAGAGCGAGAACCCGATCGGCTCTCCCTTGTGTTCTGCAATTATGACGAGCCCCGGAACCACGACAGGTTTCAAATCTTTCGCGAGCGCGTCAAATTCAGCGTCTGTCATCGGGACGGCGCCCCAGTTGTACTGCCATGCTCTATTATAGAGCGCGTGGATAAGCTCCACTTCGCGGTTGAAGTTCTTCATGTCGAGGGGACGGAACGATATCCCGTGACGGCTTTTCACCATCGCCGAAACCCGTTCAAGTTTTTCGCTGAAGACTTTGTCCTTGTGGACATGCCAGGCGTGCAGGTCCTTCACTTTTTTCAATCCCGCCTTCTCAAGGAGGGTTGCATAGTATGGCGGGTTATAGGGCATCAACACGACAGGCGGCTTATCGAATCCATCGATCAGGAGACCATACTCATCGTTGACCGACGGGCTTGCCGGTCCGCGCATCGCATCTGCGCCACGCTGCAAGAGCCAATTTTTTGCTGTGCCGAGAAGAGTGTTGGCAACATCCTGATCGTCTATGCATTCGAAGAACCCAAAGAAGCCAACTTTGTCGGAATGCTCCTTGTTGTGATTGTGATTCATGATCGCGCCGATCCTGCCCACTATCTCCCCGTCCCGGTATGCCATGAAGAATTCCGCATCCGCGTGCGCGTAGAACGGATTCTTCTTCTTGTCCATCAGTTTCCGGCGGTCCATCAATAACGGCGGCACCCAGTATGGGTTGCCCTTGTAGATCTCCCACTGGAATTTAATGAATCGCTTCACATCCCCGGAACTACTCACATTCCGGATCACAACCGGGTTCATATTGTCATCCTGAGCGAAGCGAAGGATCTCGACCTCGTCATCCTGACATGCTCTTGGTCAGGATCTTCTCTCGTTCCCACGCTCTGCGTGGGAACGCATACCGCGGCGCTCTGCGCCGCAGCAAAAAAATCATCACCTCCCCAGCCCGTCATCCTGCCCCCTTAAACTCGTCATCCTGACATGCTTTTGGTCAGGATCTTGATTCTCTTGATTCATGAAACGAAGGATGAACAAGCCGGTAGGAGGGATCCGGCCGGACAGCAGATGGTGTGCGGCGTGCGGTGGGCGGCTCAAGTGATTAGGCCGAGCTTTTTCCCTTCGACCTCGAACAGATCCAGGATTTTGTCGAGATGCTTATCCTCGTGGCTAGCCATATAGCTCGTGCGCATCATCTGCATCCCCTGGGGGACGCCCGGACTGATAAACGCGTTGACAAACACCCCGGCATCGAAGAGGTCGCGCCAGAATTTGAAGGCAATCATGTCATCTCCCACGATCACGGGGACGATGGCAGTTTGCCCGTCAATGACCTGGAAGCCCAGTTTCTTGAAGCTGCTTCGCATCTTGTTAGCGTTCCGGAGGAGGCTGTCAATCCTTTCCGGCTCTTTCTCGAGTATATCCAGCGCTGCAAGTGCCGCGGCGACCGATGCGGGCGTCGGGCTCGCGCTGAAGATGAGCGCCGGGGACTGGTGTTTCAGGAAATTGATCGTCCGCTCTTCACCGACGACGAACCCACCGAGAGATGCGAATGTCTTGCTGAATGTCCCCATCACCATGTCAACCTGATCGGTCAGCCCGAAATGGCTGGGGGTTCCTCTTCCACCCTTTCCGATCACGCCTACCGCATGCGCGTCGTCAACGAGGGTCCGGGCATTGTGTTTCTTGCAGATACTTACGAGGTGCGGAAGATCGACAATCTCGCCCGTTGTGCTAAAAACACCGTCTGTGACCACCAGTTTTGCCGCCTCGGCAGGTAGGCGCGAGATCACGCGCTCCAGATCCGCCATGTCGTTGTGCTTATAGCGGACAACCTCAGCGAACATCCCCTTCGCCATCATGACGCCAGCAACGATGCATGCATGGTCGTCCTTGTCGATGAGGACATACTCTCCGCGCTGAACAAGGGAGGGGATAATGCCTTGAGCGGTCTGGTAGCCGGTGCTAAAGAGGAGGCAGGCCTCGGTTCCCATGAATTTAGCAAGCCGGGCCTCAAGTTCGTTGTGCAGATCGAGTGTTCCGGTCAGGTAACGCGATCCCGAGCAACCCGTCCCGTACTTCTCGACCGCCTTGATGGCGGCTTCCTTGACTTTCGGATGAGCGGTGAGGCCGAGGTAGTTGTTCGAGCCCGCCATGATGACCTTGCGGCCCTCGATTCTGACGACCGGTCCCTCGTTCTCTTCGATCGCACGGAAATAAGGATAGAACCCGGCGGCTTTTACTTCGTCTGCGCGGGTGAAATCACGACACTTTTGAAACAGATCAACCGGTTTCTTCGCCCCAGCCGTTCCTTTTCCATCGTTCGCAACCGGCTGCGCGGTCTTTGAAGGCTCTTTCGTCGACTCTTTCGTAGTTTCCGTGCTCAAAGTTCGAATTACGCTCATTGATTGTCTAATTTTTTTTCAATATACTCCATTGGCTTCTTAAAGTCAATCCAGCTGTAGCCCAAGCTGTCATCCTGACACCTTTTCTGTCATCCTGAGCGAAGCGAAGGATCTCCATGCTCGTCCTCATCACCGGGGCCACCGGCTTCATCGGCTCTCATCTTGCCGAAGAACTTCATAAGAAGGGGTATAAGTTACGCTGCCTTGTACGCAAGACATCCAATCTCGTCTGGATCAAACACCTCCCAATCGAATACATATACGGCGACCTTTTCGACGAGGCGGCTCTCAGGCAATCAGTAGCCGGAGTTGACTATATCTACCACGTCGCCGGCACGACAAAATCAAGAACGAGGGAAGGATATTTTCGTGGGAACCATCTCGGGACCAAAAACCTCCTCGATGCGGTCCGCGAAATGAAGCCCAATCTGAAACGATTCATCCTCGTCAGCTCGATGGCAGGAGTGGGCCCGGCAACCAGTGTCTCCCCCCTTGACGAAACCACTCCCTTCCACCCCATCACGGCCTACGGTGAAAGCAAGATGGAGGCGGAGAAGGAATGCTTGAATGTGGCCGATTCCATCCCGATAACCATCGCCCGTCCCCCCGCCGTGTATGGCCCGCGTGACAAGGACGTATTCGAATTCTTTAATACCATGAACAAGGGCCTCCAGCCGATGATCGGCTTCAATGACAAAACAGTGAGCCTGATTCATGTGGCAGACCTGGTGAAAGGTATCATTCTCGCCGGAGAACGCCCGGAAGCCCTCCGCCAGACATACTTTATCTCGAGTGAACGATTTTATAAATGGAAGGAAATTGGGGAAGTAACTGCCCGCGTTATGCAGAAAAAGGGGCTTCGGCTGCACATCCCGGTATCCCTCGTCTACACAATTGCCGCGGTTTCCGAGCTGTTTTCAATGGTGAGTGGAAAAGCCGTCCTCCTGAACTGGGAAAAGGCGAAGGATATTGTGCAGGATGCCTGGACTGCGGACACTTCCAAGGCAAAGAAAGATTTGGGATTCCGTGAATCCTTCTCACTCGAGGAGGGTGTCCGCAACACCGTTCAATGGTATCGCGAGCAGGGATGGCTGAACTAGATGTCATCCTGAGCGAAGCGAAGGATCTCTGTCCCGGTCAGGTTGATTTCAGCGAGGATTTTTTGTATATTATACCCACAACACCGCGGGGTGGAGCAATTGGTAGCTCGTTGGGCTCATAACCCAAAGGCTGAAGGTTCAAGTCCTTCCCCCGCTACGCTCGGCACTCACAGGTTTTTCTGTGGGTGCCTTTTTATTTCTGTACAAATCGATGAGTTCTTCTGTCACGGCCGGTATTTTCCAGAGGTACAAATGTGCCACTTTCTCATGTCTGTCTACTATGATAGCGGAAACAGCCCTCCGGATCAGGAGTTTCTTTTCTTCCACCGGTGCACGTTGCATTCGATCTATAAAGCTCATCATATAGTTCCGTACCTTCTGCGTCGTGCTTCCAATATCGATGCGAGCATTTTCCCTTCTCAGGGCTAGGAGCCGCTCCTTAAGGTGTGTGCGCTGTATTTCCAGTTCCCGAAGACGCTCGATAATCACATTAGACGGTCGAGCCGAACCACTTCCCTCAAAAGATTCAATCCACTTCTTCAACCTCGACTCGACTTCCAACAGTTTTGTAGTAATGTCTTCGATTTCGGACTTAATTCTATTCGGTCCCTGATCATAAAAGTTTTTGAGTTCTTCCTCGATCGTCTCAATTACTAAGGGATTATTCATCCTTTTCGCGATTGCTGCCATTGTAGACTCTTCCAACTCCTCCTTCTGCACCCCGTGATAAGAGCAGACTCGTTTGTTCTGCCAGCCGCCGTCGATATACTTGTAGTAACGTTTTCCGTCTGCAGATCCAGACCAGCCTTGATAATTAAATCCGCACAAAGGACAACGGATAAGTCCCGTGAGCAGATAATGACTCCGGAATGTATACTGATTCACTGAGGACTTTTGCACAGTGAGCCTGCTCCAGGAGTTTGCCTTGTCCCATAATTCTTTACTAATGAGGGCTTCGTGAGCATTCTCGACAATGACCCAATCCTTTTTATCATTCAGCCAGTGCGGATAATTGACGCCCGTTTTTGCGTCGCGTCCCGCCAGCCGTGCTCGGATCTTGCTCATTGAATTCCTATTGTAGACCCTGGCACCGTAATATGTGGGATTATTGATGATAGTTTTTACGCTTACAGTGGCCCACCTTTGATCGCGGTTCCGCCATCTTCCACGTTTGGGGCAACTGATACTCCGGTCATTCAAATCCTTCGCTATATGAATGTACGATTTACCGTGGGCACGCTCCGAGAAAATAAATCGGACAGTTTCAACCTCGTCGGTAGCGCCAATTCGCCACTTAACCTTTTCCTGTCCTGCCACAGACCATTCTCCATGAGCTAACTCCCGCTCGACGCCGGTTTTCGTATTCACCGCGATGCGTAAATACCCATACGGAGCCGTACCACCGTTTGAGTATATCCCATTGTTGAACGCGCCACGAATGGTAAGTCCAGACAAATCCTTGCTATACTGAGATGCCTGGATACCGGCGAACGCGTTGAGCATCGGCGCATATTCATGGTCGGGGTCAATGGAAGTCTTTACAAGCAAGACCTTTACTCCCAACCTCCGAAAGTGTACTCTCCAATACGTATTCTCCTCGGAGTCTATCGCACGTCCCCAGCGTGATTCATCGTAACAAATGACGGCTGCAAACTGTGCTTTGCCGGATTCGACCTCGCTAAGCATTCGCATAAATTCCGGCCTCTGGGTAAACGTCGTCCCCGACTTACCAAAATCAATATAGCTTGAAATGATTTCATAGCCGTGGGCGGCGGCGTATGTTCTAGTTTCGCGTTGCTGTTGTTCGGGAGAATCTTCCTGTTGCTCCGTCGAACAGCGTATGTATTCTGCGGCTTTCTTAATCAGTTCCATAGGTTCAGGTTGTTGGGAGAATTCAGAATAGTAACTCCCCACAATATAATTAATTCTCGTAAGAATTGGGATCTGCGGGAATACTGGTCTCGCGCTGGTCCTCGGCGATAATCCATCGAGCAATTAAATGCGCAAGTCCCCGGAGTTCTTCGGGGGTAAGCGCTTCCTCGGAGTCGTGTACTTCAATTCTTAGTTTCAGTTTCGAGTCGATGTTTCTCTGCATGCCGGTACAGCCGCCTGTTCGTTCCTCTAACTTTTATCAAGCGAAATTATCGTCGCCGCGGTTCATCAACTTAATTAGTTCTCCGGAGGGGTCATACCTTTTCCTATGCCAATCCGAAGTATGCTTCCCCGGCCATGTGGTATTGTCCCGGAGCCATTCCCTCATGGCGGGCATATAGAACAGAACCCTTCCGCCAATCTTCGTGTAAGGGATCTTTCGGATCGTTACGAGGCGCCGGATGAACCATACTGAAGTACCGAGGTATGCAGCTAGTTCTCGGACGGATAGAACTTCAAGATCGGGGATTGTTGTTTTGTTGGTTGTTTTCTTGCTCATGTTATCGTCCTAGATAAAATTACCGGTCCAAGTGGTGCACCACCGGAGCCGGCATCGGTTTGAACGCTATGCTTTTTCCTTTGCCTTGTCCTCCTTTCTTTTCTTTTTCTGCTCACGGAGCCATGCTTTACGGTCAACGATCTGCGCCATGAAATCTGAATCCCTCAGACTTTTCACAACGTCGTTTGCTACGGCCTCGTCCGAGATCGTAATCATGATAACGCCGTCTTTGAGCTCCCGCTCCTCTATCTCCGTGCGGCTATCTGTGACGGCGATCGTAATCAGCTCAAGATCGTGTTTGGCCTCTGTTGATTGAAACGTCTCCAGATCCTTATCGAGATCCGTCTCAATCGTGATTGTTGCTTTTCTTGTCATCTG from Bacteroidota bacterium encodes the following:
- a CDS encoding T9SS type A sorting domain-containing protein, with the translated sequence MLLSTKSGNVILDLRQYVSTAQIDTYRVLIALDGTDASLFPMVFSWPNLSSYYGGSVHLKADANGSAFDIDMKAQTSYTLASYPFTPPLASFSVYIIAGGPLHGPTLPVVSTYAEANGGLQAIVHAPAGAVASPRTGFAVTPGTTSAWFEYGPTTGYGSSTAPHSISSGISATIFDSFDPSSLPANSRLHFRGVAQNSLGTFYGGDRIFSNGTPAPELSADTTKYRTATYRDWADAKDQKGKRLAVKGKPSKVDFVFNVRAAVIPLTNSADTMLNLKFNVPIETLIVTGGKIVQFPICYHMTWNDSKHQTANFNFGCQAGLLPGDTIQFSGRGLKGKPVAVAYKWVRPDKSVIFSGSLPNAHAPAGDTMKTNILRYPMPNLQNVGLDIYGGTMQTAVDITVGTNADLKGAHTVYHPKFKDVVKSLVKGVKGGDLYHIAPPHPLNTFDKKGDPITKKQKSLPPDKHNNSLFGAQLALKLNIAASDSGDFPQGLGDLIYDNSSVKLVTGPFDGLTIRAIADSVDKYLGDNGAVAGTEDSTEFYKVDSLINAAFAGPLDTISWSNRKVVTTGVRPLSDVPYLHTPPVNTPRVIVGHGPSTTYIRVPEAFQLRQNYPNPFNPQTTIEFSLPEPSIVTLKIYNVLGQEVAKLLNGETMDNGSQEVEFNAASLPSGVYFYRLEAQSILDEETGTLGEMRTSVKKMMLLR
- a CDS encoding universal stress protein; protein product: MKLKPSKKGPLEDEKKRAYTPLPVSLKRILVPIDFSEHSKDALTYANTLAEQFRSELILVYVVEPIVYPSDLGFGQVAMPNLEPEFTARGKAGLAQLIKEHVMAGLTARAIVQTGRAFLEILNTAKEEHVDLIVIATHGHAGVEHLIFGSTAEKVVKRARCPVLMVRPGGYFSPE
- a CDS encoding branched-chain amino acid transaminase; amino-acid sequence: MPVKPVAKIWMNGKLVNWADAKIHVLSHVIHYGSSWFEGIRCYETKKGSAIFRLDKHMERLYDSTKIYHAEIPYTRDELEAAVINTIRVNKMKSCYIRPIVYRGYGDVGVNPLSNPVDVAIAVWDWGTYLGADALTKGIDVMVSSWTRPAPNTLPTIAKAGGNYLNAQLIKIEALSSGFVEGIALDVSGHVSEGSGENIFMVKNGDVYTPPFTSSILPGVTRSSVMTLLREAEYRVVEAPVSREMLTIADELFFTGTAAEITPIRSVNRLHVGDGKVGPITKEVQTAFFDVVRNGKDNHNWLKFIFND
- a CDS encoding pyridoxal phosphate-dependent aminotransferase family protein; translation: MFQKCRDFTRADEVKAAGFYPYFRAIEENEGPVVRIEGRKVIMAGSNNYLGLTAHPKVKEAAIKAVEKYGTGCSGSRYLTGTLDLHNELEARLAKFMGTEACLLFSTGYQTAQGIIPSLVQRGEYVLIDKDDHACIVAGVMMAKGMFAEVVRYKHNDMADLERVISRLPAEAAKLVVTDGVFSTTGEIVDLPHLVSICKKHNARTLVDDAHAVGVIGKGGRGTPSHFGLTDQVDMVMGTFSKTFASLGGFVVGEERTINFLKHQSPALIFSASPTPASVAAALAALDILEKEPERIDSLLRNANKMRSSFKKLGFQVIDGQTAIVPVIVGDDMIAFKFWRDLFDAGVFVNAFISPGVPQGMQMMRTSYMASHEDKHLDKILDLFEVEGKKLGLIT
- a CDS encoding NAD-dependent epimerase/dehydratase family protein, whose translation is MLVLITGATGFIGSHLAEELHKKGYKLRCLVRKTSNLVWIKHLPIEYIYGDLFDEAALRQSVAGVDYIYHVAGTTKSRTREGYFRGNHLGTKNLLDAVREMKPNLKRFILVSSMAGVGPATSVSPLDETTPFHPITAYGESKMEAEKECLNVADSIPITIARPPAVYGPRDKDVFEFFNTMNKGLQPMIGFNDKTVSLIHVADLVKGIILAGERPEALRQTYFISSERFYKWKEIGEVTARVMQKKGLRLHIPVSLVYTIAAVSELFSMVSGKAVLLNWEKAKDIVQDAWTADTSKAKKDLGFRESFSLEEGVRNTVQWYREQGWLN
- a CDS encoding recombinase family protein; this translates as MELIKKAAEYIRCSTEQQEDSPEQQQRETRTYAAAHGYEIISSYIDFGKSGTTFTQRPEFMRMLSEVESGKAQFAAVICYDESRWGRAIDSEENTYWRVHFRRLGVKVLLVKTSIDPDHEYAPMLNAFAGIQASQYSKDLSGLTIRGAFNNGIYSNGGTAPYGYLRIAVNTKTGVERELAHGEWSVAGQEKVKWRIGATDEVETVRFIFSERAHGKSYIHIAKDLNDRSISCPKRGRWRNRDQRWATVSVKTIINNPTYYGARVYNRNSMSKIRARLAGRDAKTGVNYPHWLNDKKDWVIVENAHEALISKELWDKANSWSRLTVQKSSVNQYTFRSHYLLTGLIRCPLCGFNYQGWSGSADGKRYYKYIDGGWQNKRVCSYHGVQKEELEESTMAAIAKRMNNPLVIETIEEELKNFYDQGPNRIKSEIEDITTKLLEVESRLKKWIESFEGSGSARPSNVIIERLRELEIQRTHLKERLLALRRENARIDIGSTTQKVRNYMMSFIDRMQRAPVEEKKLLIRRAVSAIIVDRHEKVAHLYLWKIPAVTEELIDLYRNKKAPTEKPVSAERSGGRT
- a CDS encoding helix-turn-helix domain-containing protein, producing MSKKTTNKTTIPDLEVLSVRELAAYLGTSVWFIRRLVTIRKIPYTKIGGRVLFYMPAMREWLRDNTTWPGKHTSDWHRKRYDPSGELIKLMNRGDDNFA